A stretch of Carya illinoinensis cultivar Pawnee chromosome 14, C.illinoinensisPawnee_v1, whole genome shotgun sequence DNA encodes these proteins:
- the LOC122293426 gene encoding G-type lectin S-receptor-like serine/threonine-protein kinase LECRK3, whose amino-acid sequence MLDSGNLVLATQNSVYLWECFNRPTDTILPTNTIGRLGKLVARYSETNYSNGRFQFSLQSVGNLMLQTIDFPLDSANSNYWSCETVGSGFPVVFNQSGSIYVAAVNESILKMISSNAGSTQDFYTVILEYDGVFRHYVYPEGHNISNSTSWPLDWIPMSNFIPSNICSDITEGTGGGACGFNSYCQLGDDQRPQFRKKKKKIL is encoded by the coding sequence ATGCTTGACAGCGGAAACTTGGTGCTGGCAACCCAGAATTCTGTGTATTTGTGGGAGTGTTTTAATCGTCCAACTGATACAATATTACCCACAAACACTATTGGTCGGCTCGGAAAACTTGTTGCACGTTACTCGGAAACGAATTACTCAAACGGAAGATTCCAGTTCTCACTGCAATCGGTTGGAAATCTTATGCTTCAAACTATAGATTTTCCATTGGACTCTGCTAATTCTAATTATTGGTCATGCGAAACTGTGGGCAGTGGTTTTCCGGTCGTCTTCAACCAGTCTGGTTCTATATACGTTGCAGCAGTAAACGAAAGCATACTTAAGATGATATCATCGAATGCCGGATCTACGCAAGACTTTTATACAGTGATTCTTGAATATGATGGAGTTTTTAGGCATTATGTATACCCAGAAGGCCATAATATTTCGAATTCCACGAGTTGGCCTTTGGATTGGATCCCAATGTCGAACTTCATACCTTCTAATATCTGCTCAGACATAACGGAAGGTACAGGCGGTGGAGCTTGTGGTTTCAACAGCTACTGCCAACTAGGAGATGATCAGAGACCACAatttcggaaaaaaaaaaaaaagattttataa